A DNA window from Gouania willdenowi unplaced genomic scaffold, fGouWil2.1 scaffold_64_arrow_ctg1, whole genome shotgun sequence contains the following coding sequences:
- the LOC114460788 gene encoding peptidyl-prolyl cis-trans isomerase FKBP8-like — MGQSMRRETEPQPPADEWLDIFGNGEIMKKVLQAGGGRPHLGQIVKIHLITRLMKKEFKKLVSEEELSFTLGDGQVNQVLDVAVRLMEMREKALFQVQSESEFEITLLEATDAPDLKLLPPTEKIDLATCKREQGGLSWKWLLGATAVAIGGIALSVAIYARK, encoded by the coding sequence ATGGGTCAGTCCATGAGGAGAGAAACTGAACCCCAACCACCTGCTGATGAGTGGTTAGATATCTTTGGAAATGGTGAGATAATGAAAAAGGTGCTGCAGGCTGGAGGAGGAAGGCCACATCTTGGACAGATTGTGAAGATTCATCTAATAACACGTCTGATGAAAAAGGAGTTTAAGAAGCTGGTCAGCGAGGAGGAGTTGTCTTTTACTTTGGGAGATGGGCAAGTGAATCAGGTACTGGATGTGGCGGTGCGACTCATGGAAATGAGAGAGAAGGCGCTCTTCCAGGTTCAGTCAGAATCTGAGTTTGAAATTACGCTCCTGGAAGCTACTGATGCTCCAGACCTGAAGCTGCTGCCCCCCACTGAGAAGATTGATCTGGCCACCTGCAAGAGGGAGCAAGGGGGTTTGAGCTGGAAGTGGCTGCTTGGTGCCACTGCAGTAGCCATTGGTGGCATCGCTCTGTCTGTGGCCATCTATGCTAGAAAGTGA